A portion of the Eubacterium maltosivorans genome contains these proteins:
- a CDS encoding GBS Bsp-like repeat-containing protein — MTYKKMAFSFLTVFLLLFGCFATLFPIKAATPVIVINPGHLVGRDSGAVNNNTKIKEADLNAALAAKTAEKLKSIGYEVYLTHPVNGCSIPALLTTQQVNEGYDSDSSLKTIGDAINAKNPDLAISLHHNSGGSASGYEFYWSSYRAGIDNSGVYKKYGLWGNGDYAWLDETPCESAVRSKEFTGLLEKNFSGIGIPFRNTIERDDYIPAHTTCPSVLIEAGFVSNDNESRKLADESYQSNEATRIVKSINDFFGYKPNATVQEISFSNVKNNTFDIIIKGFKSPYDLSGITVPVWSEVNGQDDIKWYWAERQWNGDYKVTVNIKDHGNDTGTYNVHAYAVDTAGNFQMLKTASVIVPEANPGKITAEELNVSEVKNGQFTATISKVNVPNGMGLSGITVPVWSEVNGQDDIKWYWAERQWNGDYKVTVNIKDHGNDTGTYNVHAYAVDTAGNFQMLKTASVIVPEANPGKITAEELNVSEVKNGQFTATISKVNVPNGMGLSGITVPVWSEVNGQDDIKWYWAERQWNGDYKVTVNIKDHGNDTGTYNVHAYAVDTAGNFQMLKTASVIVPEANPGKITAEELNVSEVKNGQFTATISKVNVPNGMGLSGITVPVWSEVNGQDDIKWYWAERQWNGDYKVTVNIKDHGNDTGTYNVHAYAVDTAGNFQMLKTASVIVPEANPGKITAEELNVSEVKNGQFTATISKVNVPNGMGLSGITVPVWSEVNGQDDIKWYWAERQWNGDYKVTVNIKDHGNDTGTYNVHAYAVDTTGNFQVLKTIEIEVPEENNAAGLTSIIGNGTVRVEQLVYLYNSSGHDFPSYYTENGRNVDINRFAQLYIEEANAENIRADVAFAQAMKETGWLKFGGQVSISQFNFAGLGATDDGAAGMSFAQKYGDNENGIRMGIRAQIQHLKAYASTEPLNNACVDERFNLVKRGCAPYVEWLGQKENPNGYGWATGANYGQGIIDIMNRIS; from the coding sequence ATGACATATAAAAAAATGGCATTCAGTTTTTTAACGGTATTTTTATTGCTTTTTGGGTGCTTTGCAACACTTTTTCCTATAAAGGCTGCAACTCCGGTAATTGTAATTAATCCAGGGCATTTGGTTGGACGAGATTCAGGAGCGGTAAATAATAATACTAAAATCAAAGAAGCGGATCTTAATGCAGCTTTGGCAGCCAAGACGGCGGAAAAGCTTAAATCTATAGGATATGAAGTTTATTTAACACATCCAGTTAACGGTTGTTCGATTCCTGCATTACTGACAACTCAGCAAGTTAATGAAGGCTATGATTCTGACAGCTCATTAAAAACGATTGGTGATGCAATTAATGCAAAAAATCCTGATTTGGCGATTAGTCTACATCACAATTCTGGTGGAAGCGCAAGTGGATATGAATTTTATTGGAGCAGTTACCGTGCGGGTATTGACAATAGTGGTGTATATAAAAAATATGGTCTCTGGGGTAATGGCGACTATGCATGGTTGGATGAAACACCATGTGAATCAGCAGTAAGATCAAAGGAATTTACTGGATTACTGGAGAAAAATTTTAGTGGTATTGGTATTCCATTTAGAAATACAATTGAAAGAGATGATTATATCCCTGCTCATACAACTTGTCCTTCTGTCTTAATAGAAGCTGGTTTTGTTTCTAATGATAATGAATCAAGAAAGTTAGCAGATGAGTCCTATCAAAGCAATGAAGCAACACGCATTGTGAAAAGCATAAATGATTTTTTTGGATACAAACCGAACGCAACAGTTCAGGAGATTTCATTTTCCAATGTGAAGAATAATACTTTCGACATTATAATAAAAGGGTTCAAATCACCTTATGATTTAAGTGGCATCACAGTTCCTGTATGGAGCGAAGTGAACGGCCAGGACGACATCAAGTGGTACTGGGCAGAACGGCAGTGGAACGGCGACTATAAAGTGACCGTCAACATTAAAGATCATGGAAATGATACAGGCACTTACAATGTACACGCCTATGCGGTGGACACGGCGGGAAATTTCCAGATGTTAAAGACAGCAAGTGTTATCGTGCCAGAAGCGAATCCAGGAAAAATAACCGCAGAAGAACTGAATGTAAGTGAAGTGAAAAATGGCCAGTTTACGGCAACCATCAGCAAAGTGAATGTACCGAATGGTATGGGATTAAGTGGCATCACAGTTCCTGTATGGAGCGAAGTGAACGGCCAGGATGACATCAAGTGGTACTGGGCAGAACGGCAGTGGAACGGCGACTATAAAGTGACCGTCAACATTAAAGATCATGGAAATGATACAGGCACTTACAATGTACACGCCTATGCGGTGGACACGGCGGGAAATTTCCAGATGTTAAAGACAGCAAGTGTTATCGTGCCAGAAGCGAATCCAGGAAAAATAACCGCAGAAGAACTGAATGTAAGTGAAGTGAAAAATGGCCAGTTTACGGCAACCATCAGCAAAGTGAATGTACCGAATGGTATGGGATTAAGTGGCATCACAGTTCCTGTATGGAGCGAAGTGAACGGCCAGGATGACATCAAGTGGTACTGGGCAGAACGGCAGTGGAACGGCGACTATAAAGTGACCGTCAACATTAAAGATCATGGAAATGATACAGGCACTTACAATGTACACGCCTATGCGGTGGACACGGCGGGAAATTTCCAGATGTTAAAGACAGCAAGTGTTATCGTGCCAGAAGCGAATCCAGGAAAAATAACCGCAGAAGAACTGAATGTAAGTGAAGTGAAAAATGGCCAGTTTACGGCAACCATCAGCAAAGTGAATGTACCGAATGGTATGGGATTAAGTGGCATCACAGTTCCTGTATGGAGCGAAGTGAACGGCCAGGACGACATCAAGTGGTACTGGGCAGAACGGCAGTGGAACGGCGACTATAAAGTGACCGTCAACATTAAAGATCATGGAAATGATACAGGCACTTACAATGTACACGCCTATGCAGTGGACACGGCGGGAAATTTCCAGATGTTAAAGACAGCAAGTGTTATCGTGCCAGAAGCGAATCCAGGAAAAATAACCGCAGAAGAACTGAATGTAAGTGAAGTGAAAAATGGCCAGTTTACGGCAACCATCAGCAAAGTGAATGTACCGAATGGTATGGGATTAAGTGGCATCACAGTTCCTGTATGGAGCGAAGTGAACGGCCAGGATGACATCAAGTGGTACTGGGCAGAACGGCAGTGGAACGGCGACTATAAAGTGACCGTCAACATTAAAGATCATGGAAATGATACAGGCACTTACAATGTACACGCCTATGCGGTGGACACGACAGGAAATTTCCAGGTGCTAAAAACTATAGAGATTGAAGTACCAGAAGAAAATAACGCTGCAGGTTTAACATCCATTATCGGAAACGGCACTGTAAGAGTCGAACAATTAGTTTATTTATACAATTCCTCTGGACATGATTTTCCATCATATTACACAGAAAACGGCCGTAACGTAGACATCAACCGTTTCGCACAACTTTACATCGAAGAAGCAAACGCCGAAAATATCCGGGCAGACGTAGCTTTTGCTCAAGCCATGAAAGAAACCGGTTGGTTAAAATTTGGTGGTCAAGTAAGCATTAGTCAATTCAATTTTGCTGGTCTTGGGGCCACAGATGATGGCGCTGCGGGCATGAGTTTTGCTCAGAAATATGGCGATAATGAAAATGGTATCCGCATGGGAATTCGTGCGCAGATACAACATTTGAAGGCTTATGCATCAACAGAACCTTTAAATAATGCTTGTGTTGATGAAAGATTTAACTTGGTTAAGCGTGGCTGTGCCCCATATGTTGAATGGTTAGGACAAAAAGAAAATCCTAACGGATATGGATGGGCAACTGGAGCAAACTACGGCCAGGGAATTATTGACATTATGAACAGAATTTCATAA
- a CDS encoding glycoside hydrolase family 99-like domain-containing protein, which yields MAKLNLDYYQNENEYSDGPIEKEILAIIKSGVDFQEVIAKDNRWPILYHLSHLRENILNWYDFKKDSSLLEIGAGCGAITGMLCDKVKKVTSVELTKDRSETIYERHKEKENLEIIVGNFHNIKFKEKFDYIVLNGVFEYAASFTKTENPYLDLLVELKRLLKVDGTLLIAIENRLGLKYFNGAPEDHLNTLFSGLDQYQYSNEVKTFSSKEIELLIDKAGYQAYKFYFPYYDYKFPDAIYTTESMGILENNAVVKPGYDQKRFSFFDEEKMVYTLIEEGVYEKFSNSFLIEISNSSSSKSKNKEEILFAKMSNKRKKDFSIITKIIKDQNGKIRVKKEGLSDSAKKHLKKMVENYKFDNFLFKNAPIQESDHGIEMEYVEGTTFEKILNNKLKNGEKEVFEFLLNEFKKSLSHESVVSNEYFNEKFKNVFGDCSLFEELKCKRNLNVDLLFSNFFKTKREDRYLVIDYEWIFDFLIPIDFVLWRSLMMYYQNSTIAKKYYDLEELLLCVGLDDKKKNQIYQSWDHHFVYSYVGSDRFDYKQYEKERFNLSDYSEQILNKNEVDTRLFYSKGNSFAVNESIYSRNNIKDGRLEITYDLNEVSIEICSLRWDPCEEYCRVRNLEIKSNENSLTIFPINYTYKNNGWYYFLTDDPVYQVKGNLENVKLIRITCDIKKLTKKEIEVVNSIVEKRKEEELAISKEKEKILEENYRNLNQEFESIRNSSVWKATKPLRVSLDRTKRYIKKNKNTEIVYKGIKNIKNNGIKETTKKTKDFLLRQWEIKKFHNKTGIDLHTEDSLLYSGYESEYQNNIDFSSEKTDIKAITFYLPQFHRIKENDDWWGEGFTEWTNTSKTSPRFEGHYQPRTPHSDIGYYDLSKIETLKKQIELAKQHGIYGFCFYYYWFSGRRIMEKPVDMLLEHPEIDFNFCLCWANENFTRAWDGLNKEVLLGQSYSKDDRNKFIDDIKKYIDDRRYIRINGKPLIIVYNPGEIPDIKETFAAWRNRALEVGIGEILIWTCQTANNTASKLKIENYIDGELEFPPHNMWYDIIGVRDIDLNGKEACIYNYRKLVDILEAQLKDPSEKNTLPLHRTAMLGWDNAARRDNNWTTFLGYSLKSFYQWLTLIIDDARDNFDESNRFVFINAWNEWAEGTYLEPDEEYGYANINTLSKALFDIPFNEMKVLNKKSSIEMKESSLSKLNKKPCIAVQIHLYYVDTVDEIINEINKIPFKYDCYITTDTLEKKELIQAKFRQNCSANYIEVGVYENRGRDVAPFLLQLKDRINRYEYICHIHSKKTATNNYGDGWREFLYKHLFGNTENIKHIFSIFENQNSIGLIYPEVYPVVRSQAHWGDNEKYCKALLKRLGLKDDLDKDIVFPVGNMFWARTKAIEKVFKANFDFDDFPKEKGQVNQTLGHQIERIWSIVAKINGYKTIKTFNDYSEIIDYSELKRIALYVHYDKNNCLSEDDINYIKELSSFVEQVVFITNSRISELEKQKVSPYISKIIERENIGYDFGGWRDAILSLGFEYLATFDQLLLLNNSCYCGRYDFRNVFAKMESKNVDFWGITLFPYLEDGTYIQKPCIEEHIQSYFQVFNSNVVKSSSFKEFWESIKNYEELIDVVANCETVLTKRLKDAGFKYDVFVKETRILSDSLGNYSIPYEFPYDLLILGSPFIKKKSEMYMKPIEKVKTKNFIEQLK from the coding sequence ATGGCGAAATTAAATTTGGATTATTATCAAAATGAAAATGAATACTCTGATGGGCCTATCGAAAAAGAAATCTTGGCAATTATAAAATCGGGTGTAGACTTTCAAGAAGTTATAGCTAAAGATAATCGTTGGCCTATTCTGTACCACTTAAGTCATTTAAGAGAAAATATTTTGAATTGGTATGATTTTAAAAAAGACTCTAGTTTACTAGAAATTGGGGCGGGCTGCGGTGCTATAACAGGAATGTTATGTGATAAAGTGAAAAAAGTAACGTCCGTTGAACTAACGAAAGATAGAAGCGAGACGATTTATGAAAGGCATAAAGAAAAGGAAAATCTTGAAATAATTGTTGGGAATTTTCATAATATTAAATTTAAAGAAAAATTTGATTATATTGTGTTAAATGGCGTGTTTGAATATGCTGCAAGTTTTACAAAAACGGAAAATCCTTATTTAGATTTATTAGTTGAACTAAAACGACTATTAAAAGTAGATGGAACACTTTTAATAGCAATTGAAAATCGCTTAGGTTTAAAATATTTTAACGGGGCTCCAGAAGATCATCTTAATACTCTATTTTCTGGCTTAGATCAATATCAATATAGCAATGAAGTAAAGACATTTAGTAGTAAAGAAATAGAACTGCTCATAGATAAAGCAGGTTATCAAGCTTATAAGTTTTATTTTCCTTATTATGATTATAAATTTCCAGATGCGATATATACAACTGAATCTATGGGAATATTAGAAAATAATGCTGTTGTTAAGCCCGGTTATGACCAAAAACGTTTTTCATTTTTTGATGAAGAAAAAATGGTCTATACCCTTATAGAAGAAGGAGTTTATGAAAAATTTAGCAACTCATTTTTAATTGAAATTAGTAACAGTTCTTCGAGCAAAAGTAAAAACAAGGAAGAAATCTTATTTGCTAAAATGAGTAATAAACGAAAAAAAGATTTTTCTATTATTACAAAAATTATAAAAGATCAAAATGGTAAGATTAGGGTTAAGAAAGAAGGTCTATCAGATAGTGCAAAAAAACATTTAAAAAAAATGGTGGAAAATTATAAATTTGATAATTTTTTGTTTAAAAATGCACCAATTCAAGAATCTGATCATGGGATTGAAATGGAATATGTTGAAGGGACGACATTTGAAAAAATATTAAACAACAAGCTAAAAAATGGCGAAAAAGAGGTGTTTGAATTTTTATTGAATGAATTTAAAAAAAGCCTTTCACATGAATCTGTAGTATCTAATGAATATTTTAATGAAAAATTTAAAAATGTTTTTGGTGATTGTTCATTGTTTGAAGAGTTAAAGTGTAAGAGAAATTTGAATGTTGATTTATTATTTAGTAATTTCTTTAAAACAAAAAGGGAAGATAGATACTTAGTAATTGACTATGAATGGATATTCGATTTTTTGATTCCCATTGATTTTGTTTTATGGCGTTCTTTAATGATGTATTATCAAAACAGTACAATAGCAAAGAAATATTACGATTTAGAAGAACTGCTTTTATGTGTGGGATTGGATGATAAAAAGAAGAATCAAATATATCAAAGTTGGGATCATCATTTTGTGTATTCTTATGTTGGCTCAGACCGTTTTGATTATAAGCAATATGAAAAAGAAAGATTTAATTTATCAGATTATAGTGAACAGATTTTAAATAAAAATGAAGTTGATACAAGATTGTTTTATAGTAAAGGAAATTCTTTCGCTGTTAATGAATCTATATACTCTCGGAACAATATAAAAGATGGAAGACTTGAGATAACATATGATTTAAATGAAGTTAGTATTGAAATATGTTCCTTGCGCTGGGATCCTTGCGAAGAATATTGTCGAGTGCGTAATTTAGAAATAAAAAGCAATGAAAATAGTTTAACGATTTTTCCTATTAATTATACTTATAAAAATAATGGATGGTATTATTTTCTAACTGACGATCCTGTTTATCAAGTAAAAGGTAATTTGGAAAATGTGAAACTGATTAGAATAACATGTGATATTAAGAAGCTTACGAAAAAAGAAATTGAAGTAGTCAATTCGATAGTTGAAAAAAGGAAAGAAGAAGAATTGGCTATTTCAAAAGAAAAGGAAAAAATATTAGAAGAAAATTATCGGAATTTGAATCAAGAATTTGAATCGATCAGAAACTCTTCTGTTTGGAAAGCAACTAAGCCTTTACGAGTCAGTTTGGATAGAACGAAAAGATATATTAAAAAAAATAAGAATACAGAAATAGTTTATAAAGGAATTAAAAATATAAAGAATAATGGAATAAAGGAGACAACTAAAAAAACAAAAGATTTCTTATTGAGACAGTGGGAAATTAAGAAATTTCACAATAAAACGGGTATTGATTTGCATACAGAAGATAGTCTTTTATATTCCGGATATGAAAGTGAATATCAAAATAATATAGACTTTTCTTCTGAAAAAACAGACATTAAAGCTATAACCTTTTATTTACCGCAATTTCATAGAATCAAGGAAAATGACGATTGGTGGGGAGAAGGATTTACTGAATGGACAAATACATCAAAAACCTCTCCGCGTTTTGAAGGGCATTACCAGCCACGTACACCTCATTCGGATATTGGTTATTATGATTTAAGCAAAATTGAAACATTAAAAAAACAAATTGAATTAGCAAAGCAGCATGGAATTTATGGTTTTTGTTTTTACTATTACTGGTTTTCGGGGAGAAGAATAATGGAAAAACCAGTTGACATGTTATTAGAACATCCAGAAATAGATTTTAATTTTTGCTTATGCTGGGCAAATGAGAATTTTACTCGAGCGTGGGATGGGCTCAACAAAGAGGTGCTTTTAGGACAATCTTATAGCAAAGATGATAGGAATAAGTTTATTGACGACATAAAGAAATATATTGATGATAGACGATATATTCGAATCAATGGTAAACCGCTGATTATTGTTTATAATCCGGGAGAAATACCAGATATCAAAGAAACCTTTGCCGCTTGGAGAAACAGAGCACTTGAGGTAGGTATAGGTGAAATTTTAATTTGGACTTGTCAGACGGCTAATAATACAGCATCAAAATTGAAAATCGAAAATTATATCGATGGAGAATTAGAATTTCCGCCTCATAATATGTGGTATGATATTATTGGAGTGCGTGACATTGACTTGAATGGTAAAGAAGCTTGTATCTATAACTATCGGAAATTAGTGGATATTTTAGAAGCTCAATTAAAAGATCCCAGTGAGAAAAATACCTTACCTTTGCATAGAACTGCAATGCTTGGATGGGACAATGCAGCAAGGCGTGATAACAATTGGACGACATTTTTGGGTTACTCTTTAAAAAGTTTTTATCAATGGCTAACTTTGATCATAGATGATGCACGAGATAATTTTGACGAATCAAATCGTTTTGTGTTTATAAATGCATGGAATGAATGGGCTGAGGGAACTTATCTTGAACCAGATGAGGAATACGGTTATGCGAACATAAATACTTTGTCTAAAGCGTTATTTGATATTCCATTTAATGAAATGAAGGTTTTAAATAAAAAAAGTAGTATAGAAATGAAGGAAAGTTCTCTGTCTAAATTAAATAAGAAACCCTGTATAGCTGTTCAAATTCATTTATATTATGTAGATACGGTAGATGAAATAATTAATGAGATCAATAAAATACCGTTTAAGTATGATTGCTATATTACAACGGATACCCTTGAAAAAAAGGAATTAATTCAAGCAAAGTTTAGACAAAATTGCTCAGCTAATTATATTGAAGTAGGTGTATACGAAAATAGAGGACGTGATGTAGCGCCGTTTCTTCTGCAACTAAAAGATAGAATTAATAGATACGAATATATTTGTCATATTCATTCTAAGAAAACTGCTACTAATAATTATGGAGATGGCTGGAGAGAATTTTTATATAAACATCTCTTTGGAAATACCGAAAATATTAAGCATATCTTTTCTATATTTGAAAATCAAAATAGTATAGGTTTAATATATCCTGAAGTATATCCAGTAGTACGTTCGCAAGCTCATTGGGGAGATAATGAAAAATATTGTAAAGCGTTATTAAAAAGATTAGGATTAAAAGATGACTTAGATAAAGATATTGTTTTTCCTGTGGGAAATATGTTCTGGGCACGCACTAAGGCAATTGAAAAAGTATTTAAAGCAAATTTTGATTTTGATGATTTTCCAAAAGAAAAAGGACAAGTTAACCAAACTTTAGGGCATCAAATCGAACGAATATGGAGTATTGTTGCTAAAATTAACGGATATAAAACAATCAAAACATTTAATGATTACAGTGAGATTATAGATTATAGCGAATTAAAAAGAATCGCATTGTATGTCCATTATGATAAAAATAATTGTCTTTCAGAAGATGACATTAATTATATTAAAGAGTTAAGTTCTTTTGTAGAACAAGTAGTATTTATCACTAATTCAAGGATATCTGAACTAGAAAAACAGAAGGTATCACCTTATATCAGTAAAATAATAGAGAGAGAAAACATTGGATATGATTTTGGAGGATGGAGAGACGCTATATTGAGTCTAGGATTTGAATATTTAGCTACATTTGATCAATTACTATTATTAAATAATAGCTGCTATTGTGGGCGATATGATTTTAGAAATGTATTTGCAAAAATGGAATCAAAAAATGTAGATTTTTGGGGAATTACCCTTTTTCCATATTTAGAAGATGGTACATATATTCAAAAGCCATGCATAGAAGAGCATATTCAATCCTATTTTCAAGTTTTCAACTCAAATGTTGTAAAAAGCAGTTCTTTTAAAGAATTTTGGGAATCCATTAAAAATTACGAAGAATTAATTGATGTAGTTGCTAATTGTGAGACTGTATTGACTAAGAGATTAAAAGATGCTGGATTCAAATATGATGTTTTTGTGAAAGAAACAAGAATTTTATCAGACTCTCTTGGAAATTACTCTATACCTTATGAGTTTCCGTATGATTTACTAATCTTAGGTTCTCCTTTTATCAAAAAGAAAAGTGAGATGTATATGAAACCTATTGAAAAGGTAAAGACTAAAAATTTTATTGAACAATTAAAATAA
- a CDS encoding ABC transporter ATP-binding protein has translation MSKIIEAKNITMTFNMSSEKIESIKEYFVKMVKHQLFFEEFKALNNISFDVNRGDVFGIVGLNGSGKSTLLKIVSGILKPTSGTIDVRGNISPLIELGAGFDFDLTARENVMLNGLVLGYTKEHMIEKMDEIIEFSELQDFMDVAVKNYSSGMVARLGFAIATSVVPEILIVDEILSVGDFRFQEKCEERMSKMMAGGTTVLIVSHSIAQIERLCTHVMWLEKGNMVKIGEAKEVCEAYKKGN, from the coding sequence ATGTCTAAAATTATTGAAGCAAAGAATATAACAATGACATTCAATATGTCAAGTGAAAAGATTGAAAGTATTAAAGAGTACTTTGTCAAAATGGTAAAGCATCAACTGTTTTTTGAAGAGTTTAAGGCTTTAAATAACATTAGTTTTGACGTTAACAGAGGCGATGTGTTTGGCATTGTAGGATTAAATGGCTCTGGAAAAAGTACTTTGTTAAAAATTGTTTCTGGAATACTAAAACCCACCAGTGGAACAATCGATGTAAGAGGAAATATATCTCCGTTAATAGAATTGGGTGCTGGCTTTGATTTTGATTTAACAGCACGAGAAAATGTGATGCTTAATGGCTTGGTTTTAGGTTATACCAAAGAGCACATGATCGAAAAAATGGACGAGATCATCGAATTTTCAGAACTACAAGATTTTATGGATGTTGCGGTCAAAAATTATTCTTCGGGTATGGTAGCCCGGCTTGGATTTGCCATTGCGACGTCGGTGGTACCAGAGATATTAATTGTAGATGAAATATTATCCGTTGGAGACTTCAGATTTCAGGAAAAATGTGAAGAGCGGATGAGTAAGATGATGGCTGGTGGAACCACAGTTTTAATTGTGTCACATTCCATTGCACAAATTGAAAGATTATGTACGCATGTTATGTGGTTAGAAAAAGGAAATATGGTTAAGATTGGTGAGGCTAAAGAGGTTTGTGAAGCTTATAAAAAGGGAAATTAG
- a CDS encoding ABC transporter permease, translating into MSEENLSVPKKKEFKGYFEKFFKYRYLLKELVVKDVKVKYRRSVLGLAWSVLNPLLMMLVITAVFSRIFKMNIENFPAYYIVGSLIFNFNSEATVLAMNSIRGASGLIKKVYIPKYIFPLEKVLFAFVNALFSLIAVAIVLLILRVHVTWTIVLFPIPLVYTLIFSTGLGLILSSLNVFFRDTEHLYGVWITAWMYLTPIIYPMEMLPAIMQKLMVFNPLYHYVEYFRQVILYGMIPGLKENLVCIGFAVLFLVIGLLFFKKKQDQFILFI; encoded by the coding sequence GTGAGTGAAGAAAATTTAAGTGTTCCTAAAAAGAAGGAATTTAAAGGATATTTTGAAAAGTTTTTTAAATATCGATATTTGTTAAAGGAATTAGTCGTCAAAGATGTCAAAGTAAAGTATCGCCGTTCTGTTTTAGGACTTGCCTGGAGTGTTTTAAATCCATTGTTAATGATGCTGGTTATTACAGCAGTATTTTCTCGAATTTTCAAAATGAATATTGAAAACTTTCCGGCCTATTATATTGTGGGGTCTTTGATTTTTAACTTCAATTCTGAAGCAACAGTATTAGCAATGAATTCTATAAGGGGAGCATCTGGATTAATAAAAAAGGTTTATATACCAAAATACATTTTTCCGCTTGAAAAAGTTTTATTTGCGTTTGTCAATGCCTTGTTTTCATTAATTGCAGTTGCAATAGTGCTTCTTATTTTAAGGGTTCATGTTACTTGGACTATTGTGCTGTTTCCAATCCCATTGGTATATACTTTAATATTTTCTACGGGACTGGGGTTGATCCTCTCATCACTAAATGTTTTTTTTAGGGATACAGAACATTTATATGGCGTTTGGATTACGGCGTGGATGTACTTAACTCCTATTATCTATCCCATGGAAATGTTACCGGCAATTATGCAAAAATTAATGGTGTTTAATCCCCTATATCATTATGTTGAATACTTCCGTCAAGTGATTTTATATGGTATGATACCTGGACTAAAAGAAAATTTAGTTTGCATTGGATTTGCGGTATTATTTCTAGTAATAGGATTATTGTTTTTTAAGAAAAAGCAGGATCAGTTTATCTTATTTATATAA
- the rfbB gene encoding dTDP-glucose 4,6-dehydratase: protein MKTVLVTGGAGFIGSNFVKYMLDQHKDYKIVNLDLLTYAGNLENLTDIEDNPNYEFVKGDIADRSFINDLFEKYHFDLVVNFAAESHVDRSIENPEIFVQTNVMGTQVLLDAAKNLWQTGKDENGYPTYREGVKYLQVSTDEVYGALGKTGMFTETTPIQPNSPYSSSKAGADLLVRAYGNTFKFPMNITRCSNNYGPYQFPEKLIPLMISNVVELKNLPIYGDGMQIRDWLHVKDHCSGIDTVLHKGRLGEVYNIGGNNEKANIEIVDLIIANVKEKLSKNQYNGIDTDASTISDDLKIHVEDRLGHDRRYAIDNTKITTELGWSPSYTFEQGIVETIDWYLNNQDWLKQVKSGGYQEYYEKMYSKK from the coding sequence TTGAAAACAGTATTAGTGACCGGCGGCGCCGGATTTATTGGCTCGAACTTTGTAAAATATATGCTGGATCAGCATAAGGATTATAAGATTGTCAATCTGGATTTGTTAACCTACGCGGGAAATCTGGAAAACCTGACTGATATTGAGGATAATCCGAATTATGAATTTGTAAAAGGAGACATTGCGGATCGTTCCTTTATAAATGATCTGTTTGAAAAATATCATTTTGATTTAGTGGTTAACTTTGCCGCAGAATCGCATGTGGACCGAAGTATTGAAAATCCGGAAATCTTTGTGCAGACCAACGTAATGGGAACCCAGGTTCTGCTGGATGCCGCGAAGAATCTCTGGCAGACAGGAAAAGATGAAAATGGCTATCCAACTTATCGAGAAGGCGTAAAATACCTTCAGGTTTCTACCGATGAAGTTTACGGTGCCCTTGGAAAAACAGGAATGTTTACTGAGACAACACCGATTCAGCCAAACAGCCCTTATTCCTCTTCAAAAGCTGGCGCAGATCTCCTGGTACGGGCCTATGGAAATACTTTTAAATTTCCAATGAACATTACCCGTTGCTCTAACAACTATGGTCCATATCAGTTTCCGGAAAAGTTGATTCCACTCATGATTTCAAATGTGGTTGAGCTTAAAAATCTGCCAATTTACGGCGATGGCATGCAGATCAGAGACTGGTTGCATGTAAAAGACCACTGCAGCGGTATTGATACTGTACTGCATAAAGGCCGTCTGGGTGAAGTATATAATATCGGCGGCAACAATGAAAAGGCCAATATTGAAATTGTCGACCTGATCATTGCCAATGTCAAAGAAAAATTAAGCAAAAACCAGTATAATGGTATTGATACGGATGCTTCGACGATTTCAGATGATCTGAAAATTCATGTGGAGGACCGCTTAGGCCACGACCGCCGCTATGCCATTGATAACACAAAGATCACAACCGAACTCGGCTGGTCGCCATCCTATACCTTTGAACAGGGTATTGTTGAGACTATTGACTGGTATCTAAACAATCAGGATTGGCTAAAACAGGTGAAATCTGGCGGATATCAGGAATACTATGAAAAGATGTATTCTAAGAAATAG